In Pagrus major chromosome 23, Pma_NU_1.0, the genomic window CTTTATTTCTTATTCCATCTCCTCTGCCCCTGTCTGCAGATATTTTCCCTGGTGGTCTTTGCCTCCATCGTGAACGAGGGTTATGTTAACATTGGCAGTGAGCGTCTGTACTGTGTCTTCAACAAGAACGCAGATGCCTGCAACTATGGCGTGTTCGTGGGCCTGGTGGGCCTGCTGGCATGCTCCTTCTTCGGCCTGCTCGACTTCAAgttctcctccatcagctctgtCAAAGACAGGAAGAAGGCTATAATGCTTGAGATCGGCTTCTCGGGTGAGCAGGCCATCACGTCCAGAATTGTCAGAAATAGGTTTTATAATCCAGTTTTTGACATAATTCTTGCAGCTTCTCAAGAGCCAGGAAGTGCAAGACACAGGTTTATAAACAAACCCTAAAAAATGTCCTTAATGCTTGATCAGAATCAAAGGCTGGGTTTCCCAAAAATCCCCAAAATGTAGCACAACATGGCTTCAGATGACTTTCAGATGACTACTTTGTTGCACCACAACACATCAAGAGAAATGAAACCTGTAATGTTACATAAAGACAGCATATTTTTAACTTCTAAAGGGAACAAAGAACAGTGGGTCAGGATTTCAGAACTCAACATCTGCACCTCGTGTTTCATGTCTAAAGTTATCTGGGAAATTACCTTTTTTTCTCCCGTAACAAAGTGTGATTGTTCTGCTGGTTTCTGGCAGGTTTCTGGACCTTCCTGTACTTTGTAAGTTTCTGCTTCCTGGCCAATCAGTGGTCTCGGACCACCGCGGATGAGCTGCCACTCAACCAGGGGGCAGATGCAGCCCGGGCTGCAATCgccttctctttcttctccatAATCACCTGGGTGAGAACATGCAACTAGACAGACATATAcgtacagagacacacatacgcacgcaTGTAAATGTTCATATAGGAATACATTAAGGCTGAGTTTACTCATGTTTTTCTGGATAGAATCTTTCATCTCCTGGAGAGGCTTGGCAGGCATTTGAAAACAGATGACTGAAATGTGTTCTCCTCCACTGAAACATTATCATGAGTGTTTCTAACACCTCTACTGGACAAATGTTTTCTATTCTTCGGTTTTCCCTTCAGGATtgcagaaaatacacacaaacattgaGTAAATGTCCAGTAACACCTAAACCGTGGGCAGATTATGAGAGCAAAAACATCTGCACCCTCAGTATTTTAACATATTCGTCAACCATATCTCGCAGGTCTCCCATAACATTAATATGCTGCTGATGGTGTAAAACACCTGATTAAAACTGCTTTGAGTTGTAAAGCAATTTAATAATGTCAGTATATTGCGCATGGGTGAGTCACCGTGATCAGGACATCCCCACTTCTGACTGAGCAATCTGACTTTCCAAAAAGGAAAAGTTAATAACACTTCAAACGAATGCTCTGGATTAGAGGCACTCTGACCAGTCTGGCCCCTGTGCCTGTGCCTGTGCCTGGGAGGCCCCTTTGATAATCCACCCATGA contains:
- the syngr3a gene encoding synaptogyrin-3a; protein product: MDGVGSFGAGRAGSTIDPLAFVKQPQTILRVLSWIFSLVVFASIVNEGYVNIGSERLYCVFNKNADACNYGVFVGLVGLLACSFFGLLDFKFSSISSVKDRKKAIMLEIGFSGFWTFLYFVSFCFLANQWSRTTADELPLNQGADAARAAIAFSFFSIITWAGLTVRAVQKYLLGTDMTLFTTEHMDGGAPTQPYPSNSPVGGTTETTETYQSPPFTENNAAPTYQVPIY